The Salvia splendens isolate huo1 chromosome 20, SspV2, whole genome shotgun sequence nucleotide sequence TGGAAAAATGGGATAAGCTTTACTTATATGATTTTTCTTCAATTTATGCAATTCTCCACTCTATAAAAGGTAGCGAATGTAATCATATCAAATATCAATCTCAAAATCTCACTCTCAAAATGGCTAAACAAGTCTCAATTctctcaatctttcttctctGCCTCTTCTTGGCTTCTCGTAAGTTTACACACTTTCACCATATCTAATTTTAATTaagaaattttgaatttattctgctttatataatcataaattattgcattttggTCAAATCTCTTAACAATTTAGTTCCATCTCATTGATTAATTTACACACTGttttccataaaaaataatccATTTTTACCAAATACACTAACAAAATTGAAATCATATCTTTTCTTTAACAGATTATCTCATAgcatatatattattttcaatttacaAACAATATCTCAtagtaaaatatagtactccgtaTCTATGTTTTTATTTAGAGGTTGCAACGAGAGTAAAAATTTAGTGGACAAAACACGTTGCCATATGACGTGTCAAGGAAATCACAATCATAGGAGGTGcagaaacttttttttttttctgcgcAATTATAATTTCCTGAACACACCAAGTGAGAAAATTTGTCTAAAACCACTAAATTTGTACTGAGCACAACAATTTATATAGATTAATTTTTGATGGGATTAGACTTAACTAAATTTATGGATTTGATCTTTATCTATTCTAACTAATTTCATTTACAGAGGAGATAATGGTGACTAAAGCAGACTTTTGCTCACAAAAAAGCACCACATTTACTGGAGTTTGCCATGATTCAGACTTATCAAGGGGCATATGCTCCTTAGCTTGTCAGAGAGAAAACTACTTATTTGGTGATTGCGAAATCTTAGATTGTATCTGCAAGTATAGATGCTAGTAGAATGGAACTTAGATTTTGTTGCCAATATTAGGCATCAGAATTTATGTATTTTGATATAAATGTTGCCAATAATAATATCGAAAtggaaatttaattttgaatttcccACATTTCCCCCTTTGTGAGTCTTACTTTGAAGCTTGAACTAAGAAAGCGAGGTGTTAAAATGACCGGGTTTCATCTTTTGAGTCACAAAATGCTCGGGCTATACCGGTCGGCTTGCATATCTAAATCATACTATGAGGTTTAGAAACAAAATACCAAATACGGAGTTTAGGTTTTTTAATTGTCGTGTTCATGTACATAACGATGTCAATATACGACGTTTTGTACACGATAAGACAATCTCAAAAACTGAAAACTCgcaatttaatattcaattttcaagTATTTTGTTAGCCTATGAATTTTTTTGAGGATAAtaacttttaaaatattgtatTTTTTGTCAAATTCTAATTTTCATAATAATAAAGTTAAATGAAGTATATTTTCAGTTTTATCTGATTGTACAAACCTAATGTACATGTTGACCATGgaatgcaaaaaataaaatactttataaTGCAGGAAATAAAAGAGTGGTAAATTTGTACATTGTATTGGcttaataattttattcaattatgtgtcaCCTTTAAATAAATCCAATTCTAATATGTAATCAACTTTTTCTTGGACTCCAAACCACAAATATCTTTTACTTTTCTAATAAACCTTTTCTTAAACCCCAAGCTaatatcttttctttttataacAGTATACTCTCATTTCAATAACAAATAAACCATCTTGATTCACTCACAAATAATTATGCATGGAATAATTCAATATACGATGTTTTGTTTTGCACAAGGATAAGACAACCACAAAACTTAAAACCTTCCATTTTCAAGTCTTAATATAATTGATAACAATTTAAACAAATTTTGTGAtctaaattattattttcttcaCAATTATAGCTAAGCTACCTAGCGCAAGCCCATCGGGCTGATTTGGGTCTTGAGTCGGGCCCGGCTGCCCACTTTTCTCTAGACTACAAATACATATCTCAATCCACCCAATTTTAAAGTGATACTACTTTATTTCTGCAATTAAtactaagaaaaagaaaaagaaaaaaaatacaaattatttaGCAATTGATCAGTTTCATAGATCGAACATTAAGCACTTACATGCTTATTTAACATTATACAAacatttgtttaattattttctcaatCATTAACTAAGTTAACGATTAAGCCAAGCAACATATATCGCAACTAATATTGCAATTAGAAATGCAATTTTCTCCATACTAGAATTTTGTGTCTCAATAACTGAGGATGGACGCGGTCGTTCATTAAGGTCATTTTTCTTGTATCTGTTCTGATCTTGATCGTCAAATTTAACCCTTTTGGATTCGGAGCCGGATCCGGAGCCTCCGGGTCCGACCCGTTGACCTAATTCGTTGCTCTTTGGGATGGTCACACAATATATTTGTTCGTCTTCGAATATTCCCTCGGCGAGCTCGAGGCCGGCCCCGTCAGGAACATCGAATGTCTCCTCGAAACTCAAGTACTTGTTTTCGGTTATCTTGTGGCTCCCACGCACCACTAGATGACCGTATTTGTCCATGTGCAGAGTGACGTCGGATGATATAAAACCTATTGATGTAAATAATGATAATTCAAATATTAGTATCTTTGTCATGTGATCAATCAAAAAGTTATATTCTCCCAAATATTTTAGTAGTACAAATTAGGGATTTTGGGAAAATCACCAAGTTTGGTCGATTTTTAGTCTATCtcacaaattaaaaatttatcgATACATTTTTCACGATTGTCACATAATCTCAAAATTAGGGATGATGTGTCAGACGGAAAATAGTATGTAGAATAAATATTAGGCTACATAAACGACACCGTTTATAATACACCTAGTCAACtacgtttttaatttttaaacatATGTGAGCAACATCAATAAATTCTAACATGTACCACGTCACAAATTTTCACCACAAGACAAATGAAAAAAGTGTCAAAGTTATGATATAATTGAGATTGACTAGAAAGTAActaaaatttgtgatttttctgATAATTTAACTTGCAAATTAAATGGATAAATGAATGACTTATATGATACCGGGAAGAGTTAAACGCAGGTAATGAAAATCTAAATCTTGATCCCATTTGTGTGGCGGTGAAATCTCTCTGAACATCAAGCTTGAATCTTTCTTTTCTAGATTTCTCACCACCTTCTCCATTTTTGTCTGTGTTTTCACTGATATTTGAATGCATATGTTGTGTTATGTCATGCAATTTATATATAGTTGTCTGAAAAGTTGGTTGTAAGAAGAATTATGTCATAAAATTAGGAGACTTTGCTTTATCTTGGTATGGAAAGGTTCTTTACTTATTGATTGGTTAGGGTGGGTTTATTTTCTCAAGTATCACCATGCAAATTCATCAAGAATTCCTTGCTTAGATCACAATGCATTTTTGTATAAAAGAATTAGTaagttttatcttctttttcttgATGGGTAAGTTTTATCTTAATACAATAGTTTTCTCTACCTCTATCTTGGTGATGTATTGATATATTGGATGTTCAAATATAAGATTCAGGATATACATGGTATGATATGTAGGATAAGTTCGATATGCAGAACAAGATAATATTGAGATATAATATGGGATAAATCAAAATAGACTTTATCTTGAATCGTATTTGTCACGTGAGTGGGAGCAAGATGAATAATCGTGGGACACATGCAATCTTAGCACTTTGGAAACAAGTTGAGATACATTGTCATGTGTCAAATTTTAAGGAAAAAGCAGTCGAACAAGATATAAGAACAAACATGATGGTCTCTAATCATAAGTAATAATGAGAACTGAACATCAACATAGAATATGCCACTTGTAGTTTGGATTGGAAGTGAACTACTAATATTGGATCTGAAATAACAATTATCTAATGCAATATTTGATGGTGGTGTCCGGATTAACATTCATCAACTTGATTTGATCGATatcaaaaccaaattcaataaaacttCAAGTTGGTTTGATGATGATGACTCCTTTTGCTCGATTCAATTAAAAGCAAGTCATACTCAGaccaaatttcaatttttctcatTCATAGATGTGCCTACCTAACTAATTCATTTAATTTGTTTACACTCCTAATATAGTCTAAGTTAACTGTCACATTTGTAAggtatactcccttcgtcctattAAATATACAATATTTGAGAATTGAcacatattttatatagtgttgttttgtaaattaatgaagagagagtaaaataaagagatgaaaaaatagaaatatagatgtttctatttttggaaacgttttatttttaatggaacaatccaaaaagaaaaatgtttcatttttaaaaggacagatggagtatatagCACAAACTCTTCAATAATAATGGCAAATAGTTTTGCCGACATAAACGATGGTTTGATAAAAGTTTAATTAGTTGCAAAATAAATTATGTATATATCATACATTAAGTAGAGAATCCCATCACAAACTTCATCGTCTAAACTCTATAGTATATGTGTTGGACGTGATAACAATCATCAATATATATACTTGtttaaatttctaattttttatttattaaatccaTTAGATATACTAACACAAGGAAACTGCATCTTTCTATGCAGAAAGCAattatatttgtataataaACACTATGTCTCA carries:
- the LOC121781299 gene encoding uncharacterized protein LOC121781299 — translated: MEKVVRNLEKKDSSLMFREISPPHKWDQDLDFHYLRLTLPGFISSDVTLHMDKYGHLVVRGSHKITENKYLSFEETFDVPDGAGLELAEGIFEDEQIYCVTIPKSNELGQRVGPGGSGSGSESKRVKFDDQDQNRYKKNDLNERPRPSSVIETQNSSMEKIAFLIAILVAIYVAWLNR